The following proteins are encoded in a genomic region of Gimesia algae:
- a CDS encoding sulfatase-like hydrolase/transferase, translated as MPTVIRGFLVILCLSFCGFSFAAPKQADTRATRPNIVFLLSDDQRPDTIAALGNPIIKTPHLDQLVKAGTSFTRAVCANPICTPSRAEILSGVSGFHNGSMDFGKPIKKELPTWSQTLSKAGYNTWYVGKWHNDGKPVLRGYDETLGLFTGGGGRWAVPSYDGNGVLVTGYRGWIFQDDERHFFPEKGVGLTSNISEHFADAAIEFVEREHEKPFFLHVCFTAPHDPLLMPIGYEQYYDPNKIPVPANFLPQHPFDHGNFDGRDEALLPWPRTKQIVQNDLSLYYSVISHLDAQVGRIVDALKKSGEWDNTILIYSSDHGLAMGSHGLRGKQNMYEHTVNVPMILVGPGIPADSISTAQCYLRDLYPTSCDLAGVPIPKTVEGKSLKPVLTGEQDIIYDEVYCYFRNFQRMIRTDRWKLIYYPHLDRVQLFDLKHDPLEQHDLSGDAVHQQVREKLLDQLNAWRKKQDDPSLKQAAENS; from the coding sequence ATGCCGACTGTGATTCGTGGGTTTCTGGTTATTTTATGCCTCAGTTTCTGTGGTTTCAGCTTCGCTGCCCCAAAGCAGGCAGATACCAGAGCCACTCGCCCGAACATCGTCTTCCTGCTCAGTGATGACCAGCGGCCTGATACCATCGCTGCCCTGGGCAATCCGATCATTAAAACCCCGCACCTCGATCAGTTGGTCAAAGCGGGAACCAGCTTCACCCGTGCGGTGTGTGCCAACCCGATCTGCACTCCCAGCCGGGCTGAGATTCTTTCTGGAGTCAGTGGATTTCATAACGGCTCCATGGATTTCGGCAAGCCGATTAAGAAGGAACTTCCCACCTGGTCCCAGACCCTCTCGAAAGCTGGATATAACACCTGGTATGTTGGGAAATGGCACAATGATGGCAAACCCGTCCTGCGTGGTTACGATGAGACTCTGGGTCTGTTTACCGGAGGGGGTGGACGCTGGGCGGTTCCCTCGTATGATGGCAATGGTGTACTGGTCACAGGCTATCGCGGCTGGATCTTTCAGGATGACGAACGCCATTTCTTTCCCGAGAAAGGGGTCGGGCTGACTTCGAATATCAGCGAACACTTTGCCGACGCCGCCATTGAATTCGTCGAGAGAGAGCATGAAAAACCGTTCTTTCTGCATGTCTGCTTCACGGCACCCCATGATCCGCTTTTAATGCCCATAGGGTATGAGCAGTACTACGATCCCAATAAAATTCCCGTCCCCGCGAACTTTCTGCCACAGCATCCTTTTGATCATGGCAATTTTGATGGCCGCGATGAAGCGTTACTCCCCTGGCCGCGCACAAAACAGATTGTGCAGAACGATCTCTCCCTGTATTACTCAGTCATTTCGCATCTCGATGCGCAGGTCGGGAGAATTGTAGACGCATTGAAAAAATCAGGCGAGTGGGACAATACGATTCTGATTTATTCCAGTGACCATGGTCTGGCAATGGGCAGTCATGGCCTGCGAGGCAAACAGAACATGTATGAGCATACGGTTAATGTTCCCATGATTTTGGTCGGGCCCGGTATTCCTGCTGACTCGATATCGACTGCACAATGCTACCTCCGCGACCTGTATCCCACCAGTTGTGATCTGGCCGGTGTCCCCATTCCGAAGACGGTCGAAGGCAAGAGTCTCAAGCCGGTACTTACAGGAGAGCAGGATATCATCTACGATGAAGTCTACTGTTACTTCCGCAACTTCCAGCGAATGATCCGCACAGATCGCTGGAAGCTCATCTACTACCCCCATCTGGACCGGGTGCAGCTGTTTGATCTCAAACATGATCCGCTGGAGCAACACGACCTGTCAGGAGATGCCGTGCATCAGCAGGTGCGTGAGAAACTTCTGGACCAGTTGAATGCCTGGCGGAAAAAACAGGACGATCCTTCTCTGAAACAAGCGGCAGAAAATTCCTGA
- a CDS encoding DUF6263 family protein, whose product MQGKRYISWMLGIMILAWTGWSFWVKRQEAIEVAEDKAPPKPAAVVKPLDNPIQVQNASLRDEKVEVLELNLEVNQRFPMIKTVEQKLSQASAAGIIHSTSKLELILALTVEELREDGHKRFKVLYTGVKYTHDIAGEQVHYDSNRTSGPVPPEVQAYQRLVNNGFSFWIGADNKIVELVGFDDFIKRCLQNTAASQRETVLAKISESSGDDGVANFIDDSIGLLPYNIDENHKGGAIRVGETWIKTRRLTQPIPMVLKTEYTLRELNDSIARINIAGDIAASKISSPINQHGKSVQLYIRGGKSFGSCLIDRKTGLPLESKIERFLETTVKLASGKEFEQQKQIVTTIRAFPHQEERPLGPAAKLTRPRNLKPAAN is encoded by the coding sequence ATGCAGGGCAAGCGTTATATCAGCTGGATGCTGGGAATTATGATACTGGCGTGGACCGGCTGGTCATTCTGGGTCAAACGCCAGGAAGCCATTGAAGTCGCTGAGGACAAGGCTCCCCCCAAGCCTGCTGCGGTCGTGAAACCACTGGATAACCCCATTCAGGTACAAAATGCCTCGCTGCGAGACGAAAAAGTGGAGGTGCTGGAATTGAACCTGGAGGTCAACCAGCGATTTCCGATGATCAAAACCGTAGAACAGAAGCTTTCTCAGGCTTCTGCTGCCGGCATTATCCACAGTACATCAAAACTGGAGCTGATCCTGGCGCTGACGGTGGAAGAACTGCGTGAAGACGGCCATAAACGGTTCAAAGTGCTTTACACTGGCGTGAAATACACACATGACATTGCCGGCGAACAGGTACACTATGACTCCAATCGCACTTCCGGACCGGTACCTCCGGAAGTTCAGGCCTATCAACGACTGGTGAATAACGGGTTTTCATTCTGGATTGGAGCCGATAACAAAATCGTGGAACTGGTGGGCTTTGATGATTTTATTAAACGCTGCCTGCAGAATACCGCTGCCAGCCAGCGGGAAACAGTCCTGGCCAAAATTTCGGAATCGTCGGGCGATGATGGTGTCGCCAATTTTATTGACGACAGTATTGGCCTGCTGCCTTACAACATTGATGAGAACCACAAAGGAGGCGCCATCCGCGTGGGAGAGACCTGGATCAAAACCCGCCGCCTGACGCAACCGATCCCGATGGTCCTCAAAACCGAGTATACGCTCCGCGAGTTAAACGACAGTATCGCCCGCATCAATATTGCCGGGGATATCGCCGCGTCCAAAATCAGCAGCCCGATTAACCAGCATGGAAAATCGGTTCAACTCTACATCCGAGGCGGAAAATCGTTCGGCTCCTGCCTGATCGATCGTAAAACGGGGTTGCCTCTCGAATCGAAAATCGAACGTTTCCTGGAAACTACGGTGAAGCTGGCGAGCGGCAAAGAATTCGAACAGCAGAAACAGATCGTGACTACGATCCGGGCTTTTCCCCATCAGGAAGAACGCCCACTGGGTCCCGCTGCGAAGTTGACCCGCCCCCGCAATCTGAAACCGGCAGCGAACTGA
- a CDS encoding class I SAM-dependent methyltransferase, producing the protein MVQKQCDLCAGTEFEQIGDRDRHGNALESVICKSCGLVAHGNIPTDEELADYYATEYRQSYHGEMIPSDRRVMRAWKNGERIFRQLQPHIEPVADVFEVGAGIGCTVKVFELNGHQSTGIEPGEGFQDYSQQRLLTNVVRGDLFEQPRDHSRELVLLVHVIEHFKSPRRALEYIRGMLADNGLFYVECPNIAAPFARRSKMFHYAHIHNFTPSSLKMLAESCGFQLEVQFGSKEDPYLQMLFSCSDSRELKIDYNNYQQTIQVLSQATALRYHLRPRYLSSRFSKVASYLREHLTAKQHVAEVVKECQQFASDQEDEEPTELRAAA; encoded by the coding sequence ATGGTACAAAAACAGTGTGATCTGTGTGCAGGAACTGAGTTCGAACAAATAGGTGATCGGGACCGGCACGGGAATGCGCTGGAGTCTGTGATCTGCAAGTCCTGCGGTCTGGTCGCGCACGGCAACATTCCAACCGATGAGGAACTCGCTGACTACTACGCCACAGAATACCGTCAGAGTTATCATGGCGAAATGATCCCCTCGGATCGCAGAGTGATGCGTGCCTGGAAAAATGGCGAACGTATATTTCGTCAGTTGCAACCACATATCGAGCCAGTGGCAGATGTCTTTGAAGTCGGAGCCGGCATCGGTTGTACCGTGAAAGTATTCGAACTCAACGGTCATCAGTCGACAGGAATCGAGCCGGGTGAAGGCTTTCAGGATTACTCGCAGCAGCGTCTGCTGACAAACGTAGTGCGCGGGGATCTGTTTGAACAGCCTCGCGATCATAGCCGCGAACTGGTGCTGCTGGTACATGTGATCGAACATTTCAAGTCGCCACGCCGCGCCCTGGAATACATACGAGGCATGCTGGCGGATAACGGATTGTTCTATGTGGAGTGTCCCAATATCGCGGCACCGTTTGCCCGTCGCAGTAAAATGTTTCATTACGCTCACATTCATAATTTCACTCCGTCCAGCCTGAAGATGCTCGCGGAAAGCTGTGGCTTCCAACTGGAAGTACAGTTCGGATCGAAAGAAGATCCTTATCTGCAAATGCTCTTTTCCTGCAGTGACAGCAGGGAACTCAAAATCGATTACAATAACTATCAGCAGACCATCCAGGTTCTCAGCCAGGCAACAGCCCTGCGCTATCACCTGCGTCCCCGGTATCTCTCATCACGCTTTTCCAAAGTCGCCAGCTATCTGCGTGAGCATCTGACCGCAAAACAGCATGTCGCTGAAGTTGTGAAGGAATGCCAGCAGTTCGCCTCTGATCAGGAGGACGAAGAACCTACTGAATTGCGTGCTGCTGCCTGA
- a CDS encoding pyruvate carboxylase: protein MSEGKIKKLLVANRSEIAIRIFRSTHELGIRTVGIYTHEDRYALHRTKADEAYQIGKPGHPVKSYLDIDAIITLAKQKKIDAIHPGYGFLSENADFAQACEDAGIIFIGPRVETLKALGDKISARKIAEKVGVPVLGGSGEAIVDAASGRKTANEIGFPIILKAAHGGGGRGMRVVQKEEEFDASYELARSESLSAFGSEDVFVEKFISRARHIEVQLLGDKHGGLVHLYERDCSVQRRHQKVVEIAPAPNLDPAVRDALCEAALKIGRSVNYELAGTVEFLLDADTNQFYFIEVNPRIQVEHTVTEEVTGVDIVKSQILLAQGAKLNDPGIRINSQEELQTHGFALQCRVTTEDPTNNFMPDYGRVAHYRSASGMGVRLDAGTAFSGAMVFPYYDSLLVKVTTWARTFKDAAARTERCLQEFRIRGVKTNIPFVLKLIAHPTFLNGDCYTRFIDDTPELFKFPKRHDRATKLLTYLAETVVNGNPMVKDRPKAVRRTPAPVPEYNKKELSPPDGMRQKLLELGAEKFGKWILDQKELLLTDTSFRDAHQSLYATRFRTHDMLEIAEVYAHNCPQLFSLEMWGGATFDTSMRFLKESPWQRLAEMRTRVPNILFQMLIRASSAVGYTNYPDNVVRAFVKEAADAGIDVFRVFDALNWVPNMKVAMEEVQKSGAICEASICYTGDILDPSKSKYDLKYYVNMAKELENMGAHILAIKDMAGLCKPYAAELLVKTLKQEIGIPIHFHTHDTSGGQAASILKAAEAGLDIADGAVPSMSGGTSQPNLTTVVEAQRFKEHQPTVEVEHLDNISEYWRAVRNYYTAFESPVLPAGANLYEHQMPGGQYTNLLQQAQSLGLGDRWSEVCHVYAEVNQLLGDIVKVTPTSKAVGDMALFLVANDISCDEVMTSDRDLAFPESVLDLISGRMGQTPGGFPADVQKKILRGEAPLTERPGSILPPADFEDAAKVVQKMINRTPTDQEVVTYLLYPKVYEDFTIHQKAYYDTSGLPTYAFFNGMEPEEEISVDIAPGKTLIIKFLAVGKPQTDGCRTVFFELNGQPREVVIVDKSLKPQGDTRRRADLSDPKQIGAVMPGVIVSITVKVGGKVKAGDQLLMLEAMKMQTSVISEQDGVVKEVVADAGTQVESGDLLIVLE from the coding sequence ATGTCTGAGGGTAAAATCAAAAAGCTGCTCGTCGCCAACCGTAGTGAAATTGCCATTCGAATTTTTCGAAGTACGCATGAATTGGGAATTCGCACGGTCGGTATCTATACCCATGAAGACCGTTATGCCCTGCACCGCACGAAAGCCGATGAGGCCTATCAGATTGGCAAGCCGGGGCATCCCGTGAAATCGTATCTCGATATTGATGCGATTATCACGCTGGCCAAGCAGAAAAAGATTGATGCGATCCACCCGGGTTACGGGTTTCTCTCAGAAAATGCGGATTTTGCACAAGCGTGTGAAGACGCCGGGATTATCTTTATTGGTCCCCGCGTGGAAACGCTGAAAGCACTGGGAGATAAGATCTCGGCTCGCAAAATTGCCGAAAAGGTCGGCGTTCCGGTTTTGGGGGGAAGTGGCGAAGCGATCGTCGATGCAGCCTCGGGACGAAAGACAGCAAACGAGATTGGTTTCCCGATTATTCTGAAAGCAGCGCACGGCGGCGGTGGTCGCGGGATGCGCGTGGTTCAGAAAGAAGAAGAGTTTGATGCGTCTTACGAACTGGCACGCAGCGAATCTCTCTCAGCGTTTGGTAGTGAGGATGTGTTCGTTGAGAAATTTATCTCTCGTGCCCGACACATTGAAGTGCAGTTGCTGGGTGACAAGCATGGCGGTCTGGTGCATCTTTACGAACGTGACTGTTCGGTTCAACGACGTCACCAGAAGGTGGTAGAAATTGCGCCGGCTCCGAATCTTGATCCAGCCGTCAGAGACGCGTTGTGCGAGGCGGCTTTGAAAATTGGTCGGAGTGTGAATTATGAACTGGCGGGAACGGTTGAGTTTCTGCTGGACGCCGATACGAATCAGTTTTACTTCATCGAAGTCAATCCGCGGATTCAGGTCGAGCATACTGTGACCGAAGAAGTCACCGGTGTCGATATTGTGAAATCGCAGATCCTGCTGGCGCAAGGGGCCAAGCTGAATGACCCGGGAATTCGCATCAATTCTCAGGAAGAACTGCAGACACATGGATTTGCGCTGCAGTGCCGCGTGACGACGGAAGACCCAACAAACAACTTCATGCCCGACTACGGACGCGTGGCGCATTACCGGTCTGCCAGCGGCATGGGCGTGCGTCTGGATGCCGGGACGGCGTTCTCGGGTGCGATGGTCTTCCCGTATTACGATTCATTGCTGGTGAAAGTCACCACGTGGGCACGAACCTTCAAAGATGCGGCGGCCCGCACGGAACGATGCTTACAGGAGTTTCGAATTCGGGGCGTAAAGACGAATATTCCGTTCGTGCTGAAACTGATCGCGCATCCGACTTTCCTGAACGGAGATTGTTATACCCGGTTCATTGATGACACGCCGGAGCTGTTCAAGTTTCCGAAGCGGCATGACCGGGCGACGAAGCTGTTAACGTATCTGGCAGAAACCGTCGTCAACGGCAATCCGATGGTGAAGGACCGACCGAAGGCAGTTCGGCGGACGCCGGCACCGGTGCCTGAATATAACAAAAAAGAACTGTCTCCCCCTGATGGGATGCGACAAAAGCTGCTGGAACTGGGTGCGGAGAAATTCGGCAAGTGGATTCTGGATCAAAAAGAACTGCTGCTGACCGATACCTCGTTCCGCGACGCGCATCAGTCGTTGTACGCGACGCGTTTCCGTACGCATGACATGCTGGAGATCGCGGAAGTCTACGCACATAACTGCCCTCAATTGTTCTCACTGGAAATGTGGGGCGGTGCGACATTTGATACATCGATGCGATTCCTGAAAGAATCGCCTTGGCAGCGATTGGCCGAGATGCGAACCCGCGTGCCGAACATACTGTTCCAGATGCTGATTCGGGCTTCGAGTGCCGTTGGTTATACGAACTACCCGGATAACGTGGTGCGTGCCTTCGTGAAAGAAGCCGCTGATGCGGGCATTGATGTGTTCCGCGTGTTCGACGCGCTCAACTGGGTGCCGAACATGAAAGTGGCAATGGAAGAAGTTCAAAAGAGTGGTGCGATCTGCGAAGCCAGTATCTGTTATACGGGCGATATTCTGGATCCTTCGAAGTCGAAGTACGATCTGAAATATTACGTCAACATGGCAAAAGAGCTGGAGAACATGGGTGCGCATATACTGGCGATTAAAGATATGGCCGGACTCTGCAAGCCGTATGCAGCCGAGCTGCTGGTGAAAACGCTGAAGCAGGAAATCGGCATTCCAATTCATTTCCACACGCATGACACAAGCGGCGGACAGGCGGCTTCGATTTTGAAAGCTGCCGAAGCCGGGCTGGACATTGCTGACGGTGCGGTGCCTTCGATGTCGGGTGGAACTTCACAACCGAACCTGACGACCGTTGTGGAAGCGCAGCGTTTTAAAGAACATCAGCCAACGGTTGAAGTCGAACACCTGGATAATATTTCCGAATACTGGCGTGCGGTTCGCAATTACTACACGGCGTTTGAGAGCCCTGTACTTCCCGCGGGTGCGAATTTGTACGAACATCAAATGCCCGGCGGTCAATATACGAACCTGCTGCAGCAGGCGCAATCGCTGGGGCTGGGTGATCGCTGGTCGGAAGTCTGTCATGTGTATGCGGAAGTGAATCAGCTGCTGGGCGATATTGTGAAAGTCACACCGACTTCGAAAGCGGTCGGCGATATGGCGCTGTTCCTGGTTGCGAATGATATCAGTTGCGACGAAGTGATGACTTCTGATCGGGACCTGGCGTTTCCGGAATCGGTGTTGGATCTGATTAGCGGACGCATGGGGCAGACGCCGGGCGGTTTCCCGGCAGATGTACAGAAGAAGATTTTGCGAGGTGAAGCGCCGTTAACCGAACGACCGGGAAGTATACTTCCGCCAGCCGATTTTGAAGACGCTGCCAAGGTGGTTCAGAAAATGATCAACCGCACGCCGACTGATCAGGAAGTAGTGACCTACCTGCTGTACCCCAAGGTTTACGAAGATTTTACGATACATCAAAAAGCGTATTATGATACGAGTGGCCTGCCGACATATGCGTTCTTCAACGGCATGGAACCGGAGGAAGAAATCTCAGTTGATATTGCACCGGGTAAAACGTTGATCATCAAATTCCTGGCGGTTGGTAAGCCACAAACCGATGGTTGTCGCACCGTATTCTTCGAACTGAATGGTCAGCCACGCGAAGTGGTGATTGTGGATAAATCATTGAAGCCACAAGGTGACACACGCCGCCGCGCAGACTTGTCTGATCCCAAACAAATTGGCGCAGTCATGCCGGGCGTGATTGTGTCTATAACGGTGAAAGTGGGTGGCAAGGTAAAAGCCGGCGATCAACTACTGATGCTGGAAGCGATGAAGATGCAGACGAGTGTGATTTCGGAGCAGGATGGCGTGGTAAAAGAAGTGGTCGCAGACGCGGGCACGCAGGTGGAATCGGGTGATCTGTTAATCGTGCTTGAGTAG
- a CDS encoding histidine triad nucleotide-binding protein → MSGEKTIFKKIIDREIPANIIYEDELCLAFNDVNPQAPVHVLVIPKQEIPSLAHLKDSDQELVGHLLLTVGKLAKTLGLDSGYRTIVNTGKEGGQTVDHLHLHLLGGRSLQWPPG, encoded by the coding sequence ATGTCAGGCGAGAAAACTATTTTCAAGAAAATCATTGATCGGGAAATCCCGGCAAACATTATCTATGAAGACGAATTATGTCTGGCTTTCAATGATGTGAATCCCCAGGCACCCGTGCATGTGCTGGTCATTCCGAAACAGGAAATTCCGTCCCTTGCACATTTGAAGGATTCAGATCAGGAATTGGTCGGTCATCTGCTGCTCACAGTCGGGAAACTGGCCAAGACGTTAGGACTGGATTCAGGATATCGTACAATCGTAAATACCGGTAAAGAAGGAGGTCAGACGGTCGACCACCTGCACCTGCATCTGCTGGGGGGGCGTTCGTTGCAATGGCCACCCGGATAA
- a CDS encoding Nramp family divalent metal transporter yields MESQQENNALDPSVDSTLEESIKAPTDFWGIVKRLGPGLIVAGSIVGSGELIATTKTGAQAGIALLWLIIVGCLIKVFVQIELGRYSISRGETTLAALNHVPGPRLGFLSTQSQKPPNWILWFWLVMSLCTIGQLGGIVGGVGQALALTLPIKGDYLQAIQYPSEKEFVHYLELEEALNDEQKALADLSPAERDRYLRGHAKMKQRIENLQAAGQVILEKIRNDDSLLDKDGKSILEPQTWDDKIWASVIAIFTSFLLYYGRYNLIEHLSTILVVSFTFITIGNVISLQTSDIWSISTAEIIQGLSFGIPEATGGMNPLLTALAAFGIIGVGATELIAYPYWCLEKGYARFTGPHSEDEAWADRAKGWMRVMKIDAFASMCIYTFATLAFYLMGVAVLHKEGLDPDGMRMVSTLAEAYVPVFGTFAKWLFLSGAIAVLYSTFLVANAANARIFSDGLRFFGIVDESKPDSLQNWIKIMSLILPVLCLAVFLTGANPVRLVLIAGTMQAIMLPMLGVAAIYLRYTRIDARLAPGRLWDLMLFLSCLGLLLAGGYGVYKQLFT; encoded by the coding sequence ATGGAATCTCAACAGGAGAATAACGCGCTCGATCCTTCCGTTGATTCGACTCTCGAAGAATCAATCAAAGCCCCGACCGATTTCTGGGGGATCGTCAAACGACTGGGCCCGGGACTCATCGTGGCAGGCAGTATTGTCGGTTCCGGAGAGCTGATTGCCACCACCAAGACCGGTGCCCAGGCTGGAATCGCTCTGTTGTGGCTGATCATCGTGGGGTGCCTGATCAAGGTGTTCGTCCAGATCGAACTGGGACGTTATTCCATCTCGCGAGGTGAAACAACACTTGCCGCCTTAAATCATGTACCCGGCCCCCGACTCGGGTTTCTGAGTACTCAAAGTCAGAAGCCCCCCAACTGGATCCTCTGGTTCTGGCTGGTGATGAGTCTCTGCACTATCGGGCAACTGGGTGGCATTGTGGGAGGGGTGGGACAGGCACTGGCGTTGACACTGCCAATCAAAGGAGATTATCTCCAGGCAATTCAGTACCCTTCCGAAAAAGAATTCGTGCATTACCTGGAGCTGGAAGAAGCTTTAAATGATGAGCAGAAAGCACTGGCAGATTTATCACCTGCCGAACGAGATCGATATCTGCGCGGTCATGCCAAAATGAAGCAGCGTATCGAAAACCTGCAGGCAGCCGGGCAGGTGATTCTCGAAAAAATTCGCAATGACGATTCTTTGCTGGATAAAGATGGAAAATCAATACTGGAACCCCAGACCTGGGATGACAAGATCTGGGCCAGTGTGATCGCAATTTTCACTTCATTTCTATTGTACTACGGTCGTTATAATTTGATTGAGCATCTCTCGACGATTCTGGTTGTCTCGTTTACATTCATTACCATCGGTAATGTGATTTCCCTGCAGACATCCGACATCTGGAGTATCTCGACAGCAGAAATCATCCAAGGGCTTTCCTTTGGGATTCCGGAGGCAACCGGCGGTATGAACCCGCTCCTGACTGCACTGGCGGCGTTCGGGATTATTGGTGTCGGGGCGACAGAGCTGATCGCCTATCCATACTGGTGTCTGGAGAAAGGCTATGCACGCTTTACCGGACCTCATTCTGAAGACGAGGCCTGGGCTGACAGAGCGAAAGGCTGGATGCGTGTGATGAAAATCGATGCTTTTGCTTCGATGTGCATTTACACATTCGCAACGCTTGCCTTTTATCTAATGGGGGTGGCCGTGCTGCACAAGGAAGGCCTTGACCCGGACGGCATGCGAATGGTGAGCACGCTGGCGGAAGCTTATGTCCCTGTCTTTGGAACCTTCGCCAAGTGGCTGTTCCTGTCAGGTGCCATCGCTGTCCTGTATTCTACATTCCTGGTGGCGAACGCCGCGAATGCACGCATTTTCTCGGATGGTCTACGATTCTTTGGTATCGTGGATGAAAGCAAACCAGATTCACTGCAAAACTGGATTAAGATCATGTCGCTGATCCTGCCTGTCTTGTGTCTGGCTGTATTCCTGACAGGGGCAAATCCGGTTCGACTGGTCTTGATCGCGGGAACCATGCAGGCCATCATGTTACCGATGCTGGGAGTCGCTGCCATCTATCTGCGTTATACGAGAATCGATGCCCGTTTAGCTCCCGGGCGATTGTGGGATCTGATGCTGTTCCTTTCCTGCCTGGGTCTGCTGCTGGCAGGGGGGTATGGTGTTTACAAACAGCTGTTTACTTAA
- the trpE gene encoding anthranilate synthase component I — MKYVPDFETFKSLSGQANLVPVYRQLTGDTLTPVSAYQLLEKGPYSFLFESVVGGEQISRYSFLGANPFLTVDAYEQRVVIQKQGQTEERTVEDPLQELECILGQYQAAELPGLPRFCGGAVGYAGYDVVRYSEHLPNAPENDRQLPDMSFALYDHMVVFDQINKTVLVVAHAHLDADLDEAGLKATYQSACDKIDQTCQRFQNGDPSALRMADINVDPHAEPDLNWTSNFTEQKFETAVDACKEYIVAGDIFQVVLSQRLKLETTATPLDIYRSLRVVNPSPFMFLLKTPEVDLVGSSPEIMVRVEDRITTIRPLAGTRKRGKTEAEDKRLAEELLADPKERAEHVMLIDLARNDVGRVCEFGSVELSDVMVVERYSHVMHITSNVTGTLTQERSALDALRAGLPAGTVSGAPKVRAMEIIDEFEPHRRGPYAGAVGYLDFTGNMDTCIALRTLVMQGSTAYVQAGAGIVADSVPETEYHETLNKAKGLLKAIEVAEKQLK; from the coding sequence ATGAAATACGTTCCCGATTTTGAAACATTTAAATCACTTTCCGGACAGGCCAACCTGGTCCCCGTCTACCGCCAGTTGACCGGAGATACTCTGACTCCGGTCAGTGCCTATCAGCTGCTGGAAAAAGGACCTTATTCGTTTCTGTTTGAAAGTGTGGTCGGCGGCGAACAGATCAGCCGCTACAGTTTTCTGGGAGCGAATCCGTTTTTAACCGTCGATGCGTACGAGCAGCGGGTAGTGATCCAGAAGCAGGGGCAGACAGAGGAACGAACCGTCGAAGACCCGTTGCAGGAACTGGAATGTATTCTCGGTCAATATCAGGCCGCAGAACTTCCCGGACTTCCCCGTTTTTGTGGAGGCGCGGTTGGATACGCCGGTTACGATGTCGTCCGCTACTCGGAACATTTGCCAAATGCTCCCGAAAACGACCGTCAACTCCCCGATATGTCATTTGCTCTCTACGATCACATGGTGGTTTTCGATCAGATCAATAAAACGGTGCTGGTTGTCGCACATGCGCATCTTGATGCCGATCTGGATGAAGCAGGACTTAAAGCCACCTATCAGAGTGCCTGCGATAAAATTGATCAGACTTGCCAGCGATTTCAGAATGGTGATCCTTCTGCGTTAAGGATGGCGGATATCAACGTAGATCCACATGCGGAACCGGATCTGAACTGGACCTCAAATTTCACAGAACAGAAATTCGAAACTGCCGTCGATGCCTGTAAGGAATATATTGTTGCCGGCGATATTTTTCAGGTGGTCTTAAGTCAGCGGCTCAAGCTGGAAACTACAGCGACGCCTCTCGATATCTATCGCAGCCTACGCGTCGTAAATCCGAGTCCGTTTATGTTTCTGTTGAAAACACCAGAAGTCGACCTGGTAGGCAGTTCTCCTGAAATCATGGTGCGGGTCGAAGATCGTATCACGACAATTCGTCCGCTCGCCGGCACTCGTAAACGGGGTAAGACCGAAGCGGAAGACAAACGCCTGGCGGAAGAACTGCTGGCCGACCCGAAAGAGCGGGCCGAACATGTCATGCTGATTGATCTGGCAAGAAACGATGTCGGTCGTGTCTGTGAATTTGGATCAGTCGAACTGTCAGATGTGATGGTGGTGGAACGCTACAGCCATGTCATGCATATTACTTCGAATGTTACAGGAACATTAACCCAAGAGCGTTCTGCGCTCGACGCCCTTCGCGCAGGATTGCCTGCAGGGACGGTTTCCGGCGCCCCCAAAGTCAGGGCGATGGAAATCATCGATGAATTTGAACCACACCGCCGCGGTCCTTATGCAGGAGCGGTCGGCTATCTCGATTTTACCGGGAATATGGATACGTGTATTGCTCTTCGCACACTGGTTATGCAGGGATCTACGGCCTATGTTCAGGCCGGCGCCGGGATTGTTGCCGACAGTGTACCGGAAACGGAATATCATGAGACACTTAACAAGGCAAAGGGGTTGCTCAAAGCAATAGAGGTCGCAGAAAAACAACTCAAGTAA